A stretch of DNA from Halobacteriovorax sp. JY17:
TAACGGCTTTATCACTAGAGACAACTTTCTCTAATGCGCTCTGAGAGACTTGTACGTTTCTTATTGCATCACTTAGCTGGGCCATCGCAACAGCACCAGAGAATGTTACAAGAGCAGTATTTTCGTTCACTGGATTATAAGTAACCATGAAGTCGGTTCCTCTTACACCCATAGCTGCAGTTTTTGTTTTAATGAATAATTTAGATTTGTCTTTATCTTTATTATCTAGGTAATTCTTTGTAACTTTAGATCTTAGTGAACCTTTCATTAGCGTAATAATACCAGCTTCTTTTTTAGGAAACTTACTAATTGCCATTTCTGACTTTGGACCAAGGTTCATTTGTGATTTATCAATGAAGAGAAATTTAACAAAGGACTTACTTTCTGTTTTTACAATGAATCCCTCATTGACCCACGAACCTTTCTTTAAAGAAATTTGTTCTTTGGTTGTTGGATTTTCTGCGACAACATTTCCTTTAAGGATAATTGCTTTTGCAACACCGTTATTGGCCAAAGCAGAGTGCTCGACGCAAAGTAGGAGAGTAGTCATTAATAAGATTTTTTGTAAAAAGTTCATTTTTCTTCCCTAAGTCCTAGTTAAGTTAGGCAGATAGCCCTTTTACTATTCGTCTATTATATCTCTAAACTTGAGAGAGTTTATTTAGGTAGGAAATGAAGATTTAACTTGTTGAAAATTCTACGGCACAAAAAAAGTGGCGATAATTTTTTGTGCCAGTAGTATGAGAACTAGATGATTTTACTAAGGTTTTCTACAGGCCTTCCAATCTGCGCCTTCTTTCCATTGACGAGAATTGGTCTCTCTAGGAGAGCAGGGTTCTTTGAAATAATAGAGGCCCATTTATCATTAGTTAAATCATCACTCTTAGTGTGACCTAATTCCTTAAAAAGACTATCCTTTACTCTAATGAGTCCTTCGAGAGGAGAAATATTTAATTTTTCCATAAGTTCTAGAACTTCGCTCTTTGTGAGCCCTTCTTTTAAGTACTCTTTAATCTTTGGTTCAACACCAGCGTTAGACAAGAGTTCTAGTCCTTGTCTTGATTTACTACATCTTGGATTGTGATAATAAAGCATTCTTTCTCCTAGAATAAAATAATACCCATACTAAAGAGAATGGCCTCTGTTCCGATGTCATTCTTAGCTTCTGAGGTACTTAAGATATTTGTTTTCGTGCTGTCGGTTGTATCGACGAGATATGATTTAATTGAGTAGAGTCTAACGTAGGCAATTTCAAAGAAGACTGGGTGTAGACTCTTTAATTTTAACTTCTCTTCAATACCAATTCCAACTCCAAAACCAATAGAGTCATATGTAAGTTTAAATTTCTTTCCGGCGTAGTCTCCGCTTGAAGTAAATTCTTTCAAACGCACAGTTTGCTGAGACCAAATAGGCCCAAGACCAAATGAGAACCTCCACTGTTGAAGTGGTGACCAAGGAACAAAGTATCGAACATTTGGGCTAACGATTAAGTTTTGATAATTCCCACTTCCTTCAAAACTATTTTCATTAATAACGAAGGCCAAATCTTTAACTTTCCCAAAGAAAATAGTTGAACTTGCTGTCACTTCAAATCGATCCCAGCGGTAACCAAAGTGAGTGTTAAAGCCAACTCCTCCAAAGAAGTTCTTTCCTTGTATTTCTTTTTCGTCATCGTCGTCATCTTCATCTTTTTCAAAAACACCAATTCTATTGATCGATGCATTTAGACCGGCCTTTAAAAAGAAAGCATTTTCAAAAGAAAAAGATTTTGTACTAAGAAGAATAGATAGGATTAGAAATAAGTACTTCATTAAAAATCCATTGAAAAATAAAGTCCCACTTTATCTTTTCCATTGTAAGTTGGAAGTAATTGAATCTTTCCTTCGTAGTACCAAAAAAGTGTTGAAGGATTCATGAGATGTCCTAAAAACCTTCCAAACATATTTCCTGTATTTAATAAGTAGAGTGATAAGTTTTCAATACCAACTCCTAGAACCGCTCCTAGAATTGGTGTTTGATAGAGATCTTGAATACTCGCGGGCTCAGTATAAACTTCAACTGTAAATTCAAAGAGTGTACTTGAAATAAAGGACATTGTTAGAGAATCAATACGACTGTAACCATTGGCCCTGTAGAAGAGAAAGAGTTGAGAACCAGAAGCAGGATGAACAATCCAATTCCAAAATGGTTCGTCTTGGTCAAAGACTAACTTTCCAAAGTTGTCTCCATACTTCTTAAAACTTCCTTCATCGAAGAAAGTCTCCGGCTGAGAGAGGGGGTAAACTAACCAAGATACTCCATAGACACCTGCTATATTGAGCAAGTTTTCTCTTTGAGTATGATCTCTATCAATATATGTATACTGATATTTCTTTGGTCTTACTTCCGCTTGTTTTATGTTATCTAAATGATCAACTTCATTTGCAAAGACAAATTGAATTGATAAAAGTAGAATAAATAGATACTTCATTTAATTAGCTTCTTTTATATGGTTTTATCAATTTGATACCATGCAAAGCTTAATTTATAAACAACTTACGGTGTAATTATGCTTGATAACCTTAAACAAAACTTCGTGGACCATGTGCGTCAGTTACAGAACCTTATAACTGAAGAACTTAAGAAGAGAGATCCTTCAATTGAGATCACAGAAGATAATTGGAAGCGCGCTGACTTCAAAGGGAATGATGGTGGAGGGGGAATCACTAGGGCCTTCGCTGGAGATATTATAGAGAACGCTGGAGTGAATACTTCTGTCGTCTATGGTGCGATTGCGCCAGACTTTGCTAAGAAAATTGGTAGTACGGACGAGACGATGTGGGCAACGGGAATTTCCCTCATCATTCATCCAAGAAATCCTAAAGTTCCTACAACTCACGCAAACTTTAGAATGATTCAGGCCGGAGAGAAATTCTGGTTTGGTGGCGGGGCTGACTTAACTCCTTACTTCCCACATACTGAAGATTTTAAATACTTTCATAAGGTTTGGGCGGACGCTTGCGGGCCTTATGGTAATTACGAAGAATTTAAAGTTAAGTGTGATGACTACTTTGTAAATAAGCACCGTGAAAATGAGATGCGTGGAGTTGGTGGAATCTTCTTTGATCACTTTAACACTGGCGACACTGAAAGCGATCTTGCCATGGTGAAAGATCTATCTAATCATTTTATAGATTCATTCTTTCCTCTTCTTGATAAGAGAGTCAGTGAAGAATTTACGGACGAAGATGAAGACTTTCAACTTCATAGAAGAGGCCGCTACGTAGAGTTTAATCTCTTACATGATAGAGGAACAATGTTTGGACTTCAAAGTAATGGAAGAACAGACTCTATTCTCATCTCTCTTCCAGGGAGAGTTAAATTTAGTTACAAATACGCACCTAAGGCCAATTCTCCTCATGAAGAAATGCTTAAGTATTACTATCCTATGAATTGGGTCTAGCCCTCTCAGATTAGAACAATAAAGTGTTCCTAATTTGGAACACTTCTACTTATCTCCCTAATTTTACATTCAATCTCTTTGGCAAGGTAATTGCTCTTAGTGAGTCAGTTTTAAAATATTCAGACTAAGAGCTAAAGGGAGCAAAAGATGAAAAAAATACTAACAATCACTTTGATGAGTTTGATCTTCGTATCGTGTGGGACTTCAAGTTTAAAGAATCAAGACAAAGATCAGAAAGTCTATAAACTCTTTGAAGGAGTGGCCCTTGATCAAAATGAATTAATCGCCATGATCAGTGAATATACTAAAAAGTCTGGAGATGCGAGTAATCCCGAGGCCGCAGAAGTTGCAAGAGAATTTCTAGAAGAAAATAATTATACAGAATTACTTTTCAAGAAAGCGCAGGCTTCAAAGGGCTACGCTAAATTTGAAGAGGAGTACTTTAAATTAGTAGATTTACCAATTTCTAGAAAATTCGACCTACTTAAAATTAAGAATTTTAATGTAGAAGAATTCACCGATTACATTGCTAAATTCAATACTGTTGAAGATGCGGTAAAGAGGCTCGATCTTATTGAGAAGATCGTGAGTAATGACTTTCCTCACTTTCATCATGGTGATTTCTCATCGAAGTTAATCCTAATGATTAGTAAATTAGAAAGTGAGAAAAAGAAGAGAACTGTCTACAGAGCGATGAAATCAAATTTTAAACATGTGACTTTGCAATTAAATCTCTACGTCTTTCAAAAAGTTCCAGTTGCTGCTCTTGAGGAACTTGTTCAGATTCAAGAAGAGAAGGAATATAAGAAGGGACGTGTATTTCTTGAGCAATATCAATTAAAAGCAAACACTGAATATCTAAGCTTACTCTCAAAGAAGTTACAGGACGCAGGGATTGAGAAGGTTGATTTTGAATCTCTTTTAGGGAAGAGGTAATACCTAATACATTGAAATTATAGGTCTTCCTTGAAGGACTACTGTGTAAATAATGCAAAATACTTGTTATTTATTGGGTAGATGATATTTGTGACTTGGTGCGTAATTATTTTGGAGAAAAAATGAGAAAGATGGCCTTGGCAGTTATTGCTTTAAACTTACTTCTAGTTTCTTGTAAGAAAGAGACTTTTCCTGCTGCAGCACCTGTAGTGAATGGAACTGAACATGTCGATACTAGTGACTCAAACGATGGTGTAGCCGATAGTGATAATTCTCCTGTTGAGGTTGATAATAGGCACGAGATTACTAAGCTCATTGAAGAAACAGATTTAGATAGTAACAAGTTTTCTGTCGTCAGAAAATTATACGAAAAAGAAGTTTCAAAAGTAACTTTGTCTGAAGGGTCAGATACAGCGGAGGTTCTAGGACACATAAGAGATCTTTCTAATATTGTAAAAATGGTTAAGGGAAAGAATCACTTCGCAGTAATGTGTGAACTCTATTCGATAAGTGGGTGTGATGGTGTCTCAAGTGCAGCTGACTTAGCTAGTAAGTTAAGAGGAAAGTACTTAGAGACAGATTCTTTGAAAGGAATCATTTATGACCTAGTTGCTTTTGAACTAGTAAGCGAAGAAGAGAAAGAGAAGTTTTTAAATAGTAGAATGACTCTTAACTTGCTTAGCAATAGATTAAATAGCTTCTCTATAAGGGGAGGTATGAGTTATGAGCTTATTTCAACAGGATTAAATCTATATAAGAGTATTTTTGAAAAGTTAAGCGACAACTCACTTTATAAAGTTCTTAATAAATTTGTAAGAAGTTACAAAATTGAATCAATTGTTTCCGTTCAGGGAGTTGAGAAGCACTTTGAGCGATATATTTCTATTATAATAGAGATGATAGATGAAGATCGATTAGTATTTGAATTAAATAGGAATGAATTATCCTTGATAAAGGTTTTTCTTAAGAACGGGCAGGAGATCTCCTTAAAGAATAAAATTTCTAATCTCTTCTTTATTTCGTATGGATTTATTGATTCTGAAGTAGATACAGAAGAATTTTTGAAGTTTTTAGATCTCTTAATATATGAAGAAATGAAGAGTTCAAAGGATAATTTACTCAGTGATTTTTTGAATATTCCTTTCTTGAGTAGTCAATTGGAAGTGGATGAAGTCTCAAAAGTGATAGAGGAAAAATTGAAATCAGCTCTCACTGATCGTTCTGTTGAGTACAGACTGCACTTACTAGAAGTTCAAAAGCTTAAGTTTAGACTAAGAACTGACTCAAGCACTGAAGCAAATAAGGAAATTAAAAAATCTATAACAAGTGCTCTAAATTCATATTATGACAAAAACTACAAATCAGATAATGTGTTTAATCTTGATTCTTCTTCAGATAATTTATTTGGAAATGAAGTAGATGTTGAAGATGAAACAGTAATAGTAAAGTTTAGAGAGTTAAATATTATCGCTCCAGGAGTTTATGGAATAAAAAATAAACACTTGGATATAACTTTTGAAGAAGGCGTTTTGGGTCACCCCTTGTCTCTTATTGTTACTAATGGAAAGAATATTAAAGTCGATTCCGTAAATATTATTGGTCTCAATATTTATACAGTCCCAACTCAAAAGAACACAAAGACTCTTGATGCAGAATCTATTCTAAGAGAGAAATACTTTCCTTCGCTACCAGAGCAATTTGAAGAGGAACTAGTGATGGATAGAAGTTATCAAGATCAAAGTCATAGTTTTAATAGAGCATGCTCTACTTTTGGTGCGCAAATAATGGGACAAGTAACAAAGGTCACAGAAGTAGGTATTAGAAACGAAGGCCTTATTGGGTACGTTTCTAGCCCTCTTCTCAATCTTAATGGAAGAAATGGTCTAAACGCTGGGAGTGTTACGATCAATGCCCCAAGTATTAAAAAAATCACACTTATAGCAAATGGTGAAAGAGGTGAGAATGGTCAAAGTAATTCGTCATTATTTTTTGATAATGGAGTGATGAGAAAAACATTTGAAAGAAAGTTTAAACTAGAATGTGAGACCATTGATATGTTCTGTTATGATAGAAGAGAAGGGAACTGCACTTCTAGAACTAGTACCGTTATTGATAATGGTAGTGTCGTAGTAACTCTTAAGCAGCCTTCTCCAGGTCTTGCAGGTAGAGGTGGAGATGGTGGAAATATTACGATAAAAGGAAGATTGAAAGACAGTCTTATAAGTAATGTTGGTGGGAAATCTGGGGTGTCTGGTGCTAACTACACTGAAGATGTATTCTATAATTCATACTTAAGTTCTACCAATCCAAACTTATATTCACCTACTTATAATTCTAATTTATTAGAGAGTAAGTTACATGATGGACAAGCAGGTTCATTACTTGTTCATGAATAAATTTTTATTATTCATATTGATATTTTCTCAGAGCGTATTTTCTCAGGACTTAGATCTTGAGGAAATCGCGAAAGATATTTCAAGTTCTACAAATAGTATTAACCATAGCGATATTTATCATAAGAGTATTCCATCTTTTAAAGTACAAGAAAACCTTGGAAACTTTTCAACTTCATTCTCAATTCAAATTTTTAAGAATCTCGTAAACTTCGATAGGGTTAAGTTTAATTACTCATCATCAAGTTACAAAAATTCTGGTTTTGGAGTTGGATGGGAGGTTGATCTCCCAAGAATAATATTCAAAAAATCGACACCGAAGAAGTATGAGTTTGTTGTTTTGGGGTTTCAGTATGTAGATAAGCTGACTCGAAGTGAATCCGACTACCCAGAATTTGAGCAACGATTACAAGATTTAAATCTTACTCAGAGCTATAGGGTTTATATCCCTCGTAAAATTGGGAATTTTAATAAGTATCTTCGATTTGACGATGGGTCTTGGTTAATAATAAAGAAAGACGGAAGCTATCTTAAGTTAAATGAAAGAGGTCTTGTTGTCTCTATCTCAGACTCTTTTAATAATAGAGTTCAAATTGAGTGGGAAGAAGACTTTCCTAAGAGAATATTCTCAACCTCTAGTGAGGCCTTATTTGAATACGAAACTATCGATGATCTTCCTTATGTAAATTATAATTACCTTGTTAATAAGAGGGAGCTTCGGCGAGTCGAAGTGAAGAGTAAGGGAAGTTCTGCGACTTATAAGTTTAATATTAAGTCAGGCTATCTTCAAAGCGTTAAGAAAGTAGGAAGTGAAGTAGCTATTCTAGATGTAGAATATGCTGATCTTGTATCTAAAGAAGAGCCAAAGTTTGAATTCGAACACAATACTAGCTATGTGTTTGATAATTCTCTGTCTACCCCTAGTCTCTATAAGAAGAACAAGAATATTCATCTCTTTCTTGATCTACAAGGGGATAATTATAGCGATGAGCTATATTATAAATCGAGTGATTACTTAAGAAAAGTAATTGAAGTCTTTTCTAAATCCATCTCTAATAGTGAGTTAAATTCTTCAACTAATATAGATGAAGTTCAAAG
This window harbors:
- the hemF gene encoding oxygen-dependent coproporphyrinogen oxidase, with the translated sequence MLDNLKQNFVDHVRQLQNLITEELKKRDPSIEITEDNWKRADFKGNDGGGGITRAFAGDIIENAGVNTSVVYGAIAPDFAKKIGSTDETMWATGISLIIHPRNPKVPTTHANFRMIQAGEKFWFGGGADLTPYFPHTEDFKYFHKVWADACGPYGNYEEFKVKCDDYFVNKHRENEMRGVGGIFFDHFNTGDTESDLAMVKDLSNHFIDSFFPLLDKRVSEEFTDEDEDFQLHRRGRYVEFNLLHDRGTMFGLQSNGRTDSILISLPGRVKFSYKYAPKANSPHEEMLKYYYPMNWV
- a CDS encoding DUF3943 domain-containing protein, yielding MKYLFILLLSIQFVFANEVDHLDNIKQAEVRPKKYQYTYIDRDHTQRENLLNIAGVYGVSWLVYPLSQPETFFDEGSFKKYGDNFGKLVFDQDEPFWNWIVHPASGSQLFLFYRANGYSRIDSLTMSFISSTLFEFTVEVYTEPASIQDLYQTPILGAVLGVGIENLSLYLLNTGNMFGRFLGHLMNPSTLFWYYEGKIQLLPTYNGKDKVGLYFSMDF
- the arsC gene encoding arsenate reductase (glutaredoxin) (This arsenate reductase requires both glutathione and glutaredoxin to convert arsenate to arsenite, after which the efflux transporter formed by ArsA and ArsB can extrude the arsenite from the cell, providing resistance.) encodes the protein MLYYHNPRCSKSRQGLELLSNAGVEPKIKEYLKEGLTKSEVLELMEKLNISPLEGLIRVKDSLFKELGHTKSDDLTNDKWASIISKNPALLERPILVNGKKAQIGRPVENLSKII